A stretch of DNA from Salmo trutta chromosome 12, fSalTru1.1, whole genome shotgun sequence:
TTGATTTAATGTTTTTGATTCTTCTATCCTGGTTTCCTCTGATCCAATGGCATCATCCATTTGTTTCTGAACATTTGCTCCAGATCCTACTGTACGCATTGTGTACTTTATGTCAAAAGCCACAGGGCCACTGATATTGAAGCCAAGGTAAAATGAGATGTTGCCATCCTTCCACACACTGGCCTGTTTTTTGGGACAAATCTCAATCTCTTTGTCTGCAATATGGACAAATGCCTTATGCTCTCTGACCACTCCATTGACACGAAGAAGTTGGCTTTGAAAACTCTGCCCTGGATTCTCCTCCGTCTCAGACTGTTCACATTGGTTGTTTATTTTAAATTTGAAAACAAGTCTTCTCAAACCGTCACCCTTTCCCAGGTAGAACAGGGACACAAGTTCTCTGGATCGAAGATACTTCTTGTATTTGTTGTTATATGCACGTTTCATAAGCCCAACATACATGTTGAAGTCAATGTCGTTggtgccatcctcctctcttgctTCCTCGGGCCAAAATAGTAGCAGGACAAGGAGGTAAAACTCTGGGGTCCAGAGTTCTCTTTTGTCTTCCTTCATGAACTTCTGAAGAATGGCTCTTAGTTGTGGTAGAATTGTGGGTTCTGGAAATGTCACTGGCCCATTGGTCTGGATGATGTTGGCCAGGATGTAATTGCAGACAATGTTCACATTGCCACTTTTTTCTTTTTGATCATAGATTGTTCTCCACAATTCTGTGATGTGTCGCAACTCAGACTTACTGGTGTTTTGATTGACACAGGAGAGCAGTCCAGGAAAGGTAGAGGCCTTTTTCTCttgaagtttctgaaactgtacACCCCCTGGTTTCTGTGCATGGAACAGTCTGGGTGTACTCATGTAATTCGCATAGCAATCATTGATATCTCGCTCAAAGTACGGTGGCTGGTCCCTTAAGTTACTGGGCTCAGAGTAAGTGAGGTATCTCTCAAAAAACTCCCATTTCCTTTCAACATCATCTCTGAGACTGGCGAGGAGAGGCTTGTACTTCTCGATTTTTCTATCTTTAAATAGTTGAGGAAGATGTTCTGCTGATGTTTTCTGGGTGAGAAGATTTTTCCATGTTTGGGTGATCTTGGTAAGGGAATAAAAAACAGTGTTCGCAACCTGCAAAAAGCCAAAGTGCCCCCTATTGTTAAAGATGCTGTAATGTTCTAGGCCagttcttttttctttttcagcCAACTCTTCCTCCTGTTTGAAGGCCTTGATGGCCTTTTCAGCATAGGACAAAGTGTTTCTTGCACATGATGACACCGGTTTGGTCTTCAAATGATTCTTATGGACTTGTCCCAGTGTATCAGCAATGAATGAATTTCTGGGCTCTCTCCTTTTAGCTTCTATAGCCTCCTTCTCAGCTTTGTCATAGTCCCTCACTTTGATGTAGTAAAAGCGAGCAAGAGCTTGGGGGTAAAACGGATCAAGCATGAATGTATCTGATGCATTTTTCAAGACAGTTAAACAAGTGTGAACGCCTTCTTTGTCCTCAATATCTTGGATCAATCTGGAAAACTTCTCCTGTCCCTTTGGGGTTGTTTCTCTCTTAGTTAGCATGTCTTTGAAGTACTGGAACAAGGATAGCTGTATTTGGGCTTTGGCTACGAACTTCAGAAAGTCCAGTATCGTCTCACTCCTGGTCACACCAGCGTCGGCCAGTAACTCAGCACATTGATGAGCTATAAGTGAGTGTGCCATGTGAACATGCTTGTCTTCTCCCTTCTTCCTAGAGAATGCCACCATGAGATCGCTGAAAGGCTGCATGCCCCCCACATCCAAAGAGTCTGTATGCCTGAGGAATGCTTCACACTGTGACTGCAACAGATAGGAGCCAGGAACATAGGAATTTAGCAGCACAAGAAATGCAAAAAGTTTGGTTTTGCGGGATGTTTTGTTTGCCTTCACAAATGAAATGATTTTCATTCCTTTTTCTGAACTAAGTGTTTCTCTCACATATTCTTTACTGAAATCAGATTGCATTATGTTAAAGCTGTAATACATGATTAGTTTCTGTCCGTGGTACATTCGCAGCTCCTCTTCTTTGTTTTCAAAGCTGACTTTCTCTGAGTCTGACAGTTGAGTTCTGAGGATCACTGTGGTCTTGGTCCCTTTTTTGGTTTTGGTCTCTTCTTTGGTTTTGGTTCCTTCTTGGTTTTGGTGTCTTCTTTCTTCCTCTTTAGTCTTCCCATCAGCATTTTCACCAAGGTTGACATTGCGCATGCAATGTATGATAATGACCACAGGGAATTTGGCACTtattttttgctcatttattTCTCTGGTGAGGATGTCCTGTAGAGAATTATTCAGGTGTTCGTTGTCTTGCAAGAGGAGCACAGTGTTCTGTTTTTCTGGACCACCTGCTTCGAAAAGTCTTATCACCTGTTTGGCAATTGCCTTAGTATCTAAACTGAGGTCTTTCTGTGCTTGTTTGGCATTAAACGTCTTGTCAGAAGAAGGGTTGACCAGAACAGTACATCTGAGCTGTTTCCTCAGGTCCCAGAGTACCTGCATGGCCAGGGTGGTCCCCCCACTGCCTGTCTCATGCTGAAGATTAATGGTGGTTGTGCTCCAGTGGCTCTGTTGAAGTACCATAATCTGCTCCCTAAGTTCCTCATAGCCTTCCCTCTTGATAATACCAACAGCCTTTCCTTTTTCTGTAGGTGTGGCACTGTTATAAGAGTTTGCGTTCTCATCAGCCAGGTAAAAGTTAATCCAATTGGGTGGGGTTCCCTTGTAAAAATCAGCCTCCGTCTGCAATGCAACTGCTGGTTCGATTTGCTCTCCTTCAAACTCATTTGCACTCAAAACATCTAGAAATGAGAGTGAGTCCCTGAATTCACTCTCCAGGGGAATTCCACCCCCTCCTGCCTTGGGAAGGGTTAGTATTACTTTGCCAGCCATAACAGCAGTGTTTTAACAGTGAaggaaaacagttttttttatcatGACCAGTTGTTCTGTGCTATGTGCATGTGATTCTTCCTGAGAAGGCTGAGCATTCCTGTGGCATGTAAGTTGTGGCAGCATAGGGCATCACAGATCAGGTAAGTTGTTCTGTATTGACGTTTTTAAGAGTGTTGTTCGAGTAGTGCAGTGCAGCTCCAGTTTGTCGCATTGTTTCTTGTCATGTCCAAATCTACAAGGACAACATTTAGAAAACAAACAGCATTTCAGTCAAAAGTTGTTCTTGCTGACAAAAGCACACTAATTACCCTATATTTTAGCCCATTGTAAGGAATGCGAATTGTTCCACTGACTTAAATAGCTATTGTGAAATACCAAATAAGTTGGTGAAGGTTGGAAGGAAAAATGCTGGCCGGAGCCTGCATTTGGAcatattttggtgattgttaatTGTGATAGACCACCAAAAGATAGTTCTGTTAACCTaggaaaatgttgttgttttgatgctaatttcctgcaattctacgtcATGTAACATTACTCATGACATATTTTAGCTAGGCTATTTCATGATCATTTCAAATGACATTTAATGTAATATGGATAGGGAAAATAGAGTCTAGACTATTTCGACATAGTTATTTCACAAAtatgttacttttttatttagaattttagaattttttaaaacttttccAGGCCTGGAAAACACAGTAAGACAAATTCCATTACTTTTCCAGGATATTATGAACgcaccccactgggcacacatgTCAATTctacgtctattccacgttggttcaacgtcattttgttgaaatgacatagaaacaacgttgattcaaccagtgtgtgcccagtgggaccagtactcatactgtaggttatatcCCAGCCCTGTTAGAAGTTATAAACAGATAGAAAGTGTAAGCTCTGTAGATGATAGAAATAGGCTAATGACTTTCAAATGTTAAATCATTAAACTAAATTAATAACCTACAAAAGCCCTCAGGCTACAACATCACACATTCCTGTGTTCCAGTGTTTAACTTGTAAAGCAAtccaagtagcctagtggttagagtgttggactagtaactgaaaggttgcaagatcaaatccccgaggtgacaaggtaaaaatctgtcattctgcccctgaacaaggcagttaacccactgttcctaggccgtcattgaaaataagaatttgttcttaactgacttgcctagttagataaaggtcaaatacattttaaaaaagaaaATACATTCCTGGCCTTAATTCACCATTTCAgctcacatacatacagtacatgtatttAAATTAATACGGAAAATTAAGCACGACGCAATGCGGCGTGCCAtgacagcccttagccgtggtatgttgGCCACATACCTCAAACCCtgaagtgccttattgctattataaactggttaccaatgtaattagaacaatgaaaataaatgttttgtcatacctgtggtatacggtctgatatactacggcttttagccaatcagcattcagggcttgaaccacccagtttataaatatacttataccatggcattgttgaataatCGTTTCTGATTGACTTAAAGGACATTCTAGAGTGTGCACTAAAACGCACGGTATATCAGCACGTATAATTCAATGGCTTCATTCTTACATGTCCTGTTTGAGCTGATTTTGAAGGCAAAAGACTAATTGAAAACATTGttgtcatttgtcattgttgaaTTCAATTTTCATAATAGTAAGCtgggactgatggtttggttagctaaactagcaagtatgtttgtttggttaataaggcaactactgtagctatctagtaaacttgctatcTATTTAattggatgttgaacacatttctacctgcaaTTGAACACATTTCAAgcagcaaatgtgttaaattatagacATGGTGTTAAATGAATAATCAACTCTGGGCTCTATGCATTCTCTGGAAAACAATGCAACTCCATGGAAGGTGTCAGACTAGGATAACACCTCTGCAAGATTAACTCAGCTCGAACCTGCGTACCAACGTTATTCCTTGTCTATTATTCCTCCAGATCTGGTAAACGGCGCTCAACCTTATCACCGGGTTAGTTTATAGCTATGGACAGTTCTTCTACCTCAGCGATAAGGGCCTTAACAATAGGTGGCCTATCCTCAGAGCCTAGTGCCTATGCTCACTCCTGTTCCACCTGGCGCCGCCCCGGATCATCCAGGCCAGAGCTTCCACAGTAGACCACTACAAGGGGCcctattgggccagtaaccgaaagattgctggatcgaaccccgagctgacaaggtaaaaatctgtcgttctgcacctgagcaaggcagttaacccactgttccccgggtgccgaagacatggatgtcgattaaggcggccccccgcacctctcagcatcccatattattattattattatttcaacaTCATAATATTTCACCATCAATCTCCTACAGGCAGGGGCGTCAAATCCTTCCACGGAGGGCCCAACGTCCGGTTTTTCCTTTATaagaagacctagacaaccagctAATTAGTGACATAATTTCATCAGTCAGGtgcaagggaggagcaaaaaccaGCAGAAACCCTGTGGAATGAGCCCACACCTGTGCCCCAAGGCCTTATCCTCAGAGCCTAATAGACATAGTCCTAATTTACCTTCCAACAAACTAACATCTCATCCTTAAGCATTTGACTTCAGTCACCTTTTAACATTATCCAATATTTTCAACCTGTAAGATATTTGAATCAATTCCAGTCCCAATTAATTTATTTTCCTTCTTTTTTAAAGTCAATGTCCATTGTTTCTGAGTGGTCATTCTcctctgtgctctgtgtgtgagtgtaagtgAAActtctccgtgtgtgtgtgtgtgtgtgtgtgtgtgtgtgtgtgtgtgtgtgtgtgtgtgtgtgtgtgtgtgtgtgtgtgtgtgtgtgtgtgtgtgtgtgagattgggGCCTTCTGGTCACCACTTCCTGCCCATGCGCTCATCTATTAGAAAATGATGACTAATCCATTGTGCAACACACCTTCCACCtcattcattattttccatagaacccATAGCCCCTCGGTGATTGTCCCttacatatatatttattttttacagtacGTTTATTGACATCTCATGTTCACTATTGTTttgaaaaaatataaacatgGAGGAGTGATGAACAAAAACATATTATCAACAGATCATTTACAGTTGTCATGTAAATGCAGCAGTCAAATACTTATATTCTGCATCAGAATTTCTGAATAAATGGGATAGAAAGCATTTTAAATACCTTATTCCTCATGACTTTGTTAAAATAATCTTCCGTATTTGTTCGTTGGTCTGTTGCTAGGAGTGCAATCCCTGAGTTGAAACTTGAGTTGAAACTTGTTCTTCCTTGCCACAGCACTCACTGTGTTCCGCGGAAGGGATCAAGGGGATTGGATGCATGTTTTATAGAAACGCCCCTCAAGATTTGAGTTGTACTGAATGGTGAGAGAACGTTCTCTGCTGAGTTAATACAACTCTAAAAAGAGTATCACTGTTTTATGTTCAACATTGTCAACAAAATTAGGTTGCTGTTACTTCAGTCCCTATTGCAGAATGCAGCCTTTTAACAGTTTGTAGTAAAGTCGATTTAATCCACACTTGCATTAGTCCCCTCGTTTGGTGATTGGTGTTTTGGTTGTGACAACGAAAAGCAAGcagacagacctacagtatattttagCAGGGAAGTTTGGCAGGATGACCTGATTTGTAATTTAAAATAATTTTGTCAAACATATTGTGAACCCAAAAGTGTAAACTTGACTCTAGAGGGGGgacactaaataaaataaaactgttGTTTAGGGTTTAGGGGCAGATTTATGTAATCTTGTCATCTGGAGATTTAATTATCTATTTACTTGATTTAGTCTGATCAGTGGAACAATTGTCATTCTTAACAATGGGCTAAAATATAGGGTAGTTACTGTGCTTGTCAGCAAGAACACTACTGTTTTTCCCCACACTTATTTTAGTGTTCCACTACTTCAAAATGTTGCTAGTGTAGTCAGCTTGGGGATTGCTaaatcgaatccccaagctgacaaggtaaaaatctgttattctgcccctgaacaaggcagttaaccccctgttcctaggctgtcattgtaaaaaataatttgttcttaaaactttttagggatagggggcagtattgggaattttggatgaatgaggtgcccaatgtaaactgcctgttactcaggcccagaagctaggatatgcatataattggtatatttggatagaaaacactctaaagcttccaaaactgttaaaataacgtctgtgagtataacagaactgatatggcaggcgaaatcctgaggaaaatccatccagcaAGTGGGATATTTTGATGTGTatagttttcaattgaatgcctatacagTATCTAATGGCTCAGGACTCAGATTGccattcctatggcttccactagatgtcaacagtctttagaaattgtttcagacttgtattctgaaaaatgaggaagAATGATTGCGCGccgttcgttgtttttcctttctattgaatatgctattgtccggttgaaatattatcgattatttagacaattgacaacctgaggattgattataaacgtcgtttgacatgtttcgacgaactttaccggtactattaggatgtattcatctgcatgttttgaccgcctttgagccagtggattactgaacaaaacgcgccaacaaaacaacgtttttggatataaagagggactttatcgaacaaaacaaacatttattgtgttacGGGGACTCTTGttagtgcaaccatatgaagatcatcaaagataagtgattaattttatcactatttctgacttttgtgactcctctacttggcttgaaaatgtttgtatgcttttgtaagcggggcgctgtcctcagataatcgcatggaaTGCTTTCGATGTCTGCGATCATGGACATATAGCTTTGTTATATGTTCTTAAACTGCAAATATGAATGTTTTTAAAAACACTGAATCATGTTGCTGGTTCAATTTTAAACACTAACTTCATTGACGTATGAATGCA
This window harbors:
- the LOC115204541 gene encoding sterile alpha motif domain-containing protein 9-like isoform X2; its protein translation is MAGKVILTLPKAGGGGIPLESEFRDSLSFLDVLSANEFEGEQIEPAVALQTEADFYKGTPPNWINFYLADENANSYNSATPTEKGKAVGIIKREGYEELREQIMVLQQSHWSTTTINLQHETGSGGTTLAMQVLWDLRKQLRCTVLVNPSSDKTFNAKQAQKDLSLDTKAIAKQVIRLFEAGGPEKQNTVLLLQDNEHLNNSLQDILTREINEQKISAKFPVVIIIHCMRNVNLGENADGKTKEEERRHQNQEGTKTKEETKTKKGTKTTVILRTQLSDSEKVSFENKEEELRMYHGQKLIMYYSFNIMQSDFSKEYVRETLSSEKGMKIISFVKANKTSRKTKLFAFLVLLNSYVPGSYLLQSQCEAFLRHTDSLDVGGMQPFSDLMVAFSRKKGEDKHVHMAHSLIAHQCAELLADAGVTRSETILDFLKFVAKAQIQLSLFQYFKDMLTKRETTPKGQEKFSRLIQDIEDKEGVHTCLTVLKNASDTFMLDPFYPQALARFYYIKVRDYDKAEKEAIEAKRREPRNSFIADTLGQVHKNHLKTKPVSSCARNTLSYAEKAIKAFKQEEELAEKEKRTGLEHYSIFNNRGHFGFLQVANTVFYSLTKITQTWKNLLTQKTSAEHLPQLFKDRKIEKYKPLLASLRDDVERKWEFFERYLTYSEPSNLRDQPPYFERDINDCYANYMSTPRLFHAQKPGGVQFQKLQEKKASTFPGLLSCVNQNTSKSELRHITELWRTIYDQKEKSGNVNIVCNYILANIIQTNGPVTFPEPTILPQLRAILQKFMKEDKRELWTPEFYLLVLLLFWPEEAREEDGTNDIDFNMYVGLMKRAYNNKYKKYLRSRELVSLFYLGKGDGLRRLVFKFKINNQCEQSETEENPGQSFQSQLLRVNGVVREHKAFVHIADKEIEICPKKQASVWKDGNISFYLGFNISGPVAFDIKYTMRTVGSGANVQKQMDDAIGSEETRIEESKTLNQGIPMGCKTCRHIQDSTNWLQVRPSVSMEGGEKMYRHQSPKGCYECTVSGLRWVCESNVILKYHYRNWEPYSQLLKRIQSTQGGPLLDITMEFGELEEVHLPHFICLGTNPSLGNDMKILHVEEHGVSFEEVHEVTRFHVKLLRPKFSSISLTFPFFWDVEVHCNVVLYLAVKEETLISRLYLLLRNSSQQEAVQKEEEDQMSKGYSKFLLSSPNGPLKLKSHFALQNPHAKSIKPQKIQLLPEDIEPSRFKMVMDNTGIDIQMALIGDDGNTVWDDILSKDEYNDATHSM
- the LOC115204541 gene encoding sterile alpha motif domain-containing protein 9-like isoform X1; this encodes MAGKVILTLPKAGGGGIPLESEFRDSLSFLDVLSANEFEGEQIEPAVALQTEADFYKGTPPNWINFYLADENANSYNSATPTEKGKAVGIIKREGYEELREQIMVLQQSHWSTTTINLQHETGSGGTTLAMQVLWDLRKQLRCTVLVNPSSDKTFNAKQAQKDLSLDTKAIAKQVIRLFEAGGPEKQNTVLLLQDNEHLNNSLQDILTREINEQKISAKFPVVIIIHCMRNVNLGENADGKTKEEERRHQNQEGTKTKEETKTKKGTKTTVILRTQLSDSEKVSFENKEEELRMYHGQKLIMYYSFNIMQSDFSKEYVRETLSSEKGMKIISFVKANKTSRKTKLFAFLVLLNSYVPGSYLLQSQCEAFLRHTDSLDVGGMQPFSDLMVAFSRKKGEDKHVHMAHSLIAHQCAELLADAGVTRSETILDFLKFVAKAQIQLSLFQYFKDMLTKRETTPKGQEKFSRLIQDIEDKEGVHTCLTVLKNASDTFMLDPFYPQALARFYYIKVRDYDKAEKEAIEAKRREPRNSFIADTLGQVHKNHLKTKPVSSCARNTLSYAEKAIKAFKQEEELAEKEKRTGLEHYSIFNNRGHFGFLQVANTVFYSLTKITQTWKNLLTQKTSAEHLPQLFKDRKIEKYKPLLASLRDDVERKWEFFERYLTYSEPSNLRDQPPYFERDINDCYANYMSTPRLFHAQKPGGVQFQKLQEKKASTFPGLLSCVNQNTSKSELRHITELWRTIYDQKEKSGNVNIVCNYILANIIQTNGPVTFPEPTILPQLRAILQKFMKEDKRELWTPEFYLLVLLLFWPEEAREEDGTNDIDFNMYVGLMKRAYNNKYKKYLRSRELVSLFYLGKGDGLRRLVFKFKINNQCEQSETEENPGQSFQSQLLRVNGVVREHKAFVHIADKEIEICPKKQASVWKDGNISFYLGFNISGPVAFDIKYTMRTVGSGANVQKQMDDAIGSEETRIEESKTLNQGIPMGCKTCRHIQDSTNWLQVRPSVSMEGGEKMYRHQSPKGCYECTVSGLRWVCESNVILKYHYRNWEPYSQLLKRIQSTQGGPLLDITMEFGELEEVHLPHFICLGTNPSLGNDMKILHVEEHGVSFEEVHEVTRFHVKLLRPKFSSISLTFPFFWDVEVHCNVVLYLAVKEETLISRLYLLLRNSSQQEAVQKEEEDQMSKGYSKFLLSSPNGPLKLKSHFALQNPHAKSIKPQKIQLLPEDIEPSRFKMVMDNTGIDIQMALIGDDGNTVWDDILSKDEYNDATHSMCKFVFMSHSQ